The Geomonas agri genome contains the following window.
CCTCTGCCGAGTTGCCGGTGCTTTTTGGGGTGCCCGCCTTGCACTTGCCCTTGCTGTCCATGTGCTCCTCCTGCTGCTACTGACACTGCCCCGCTTAAAACTCTCTTAAAGTCAAATTTTGCCACAACATACAGCATTGCACCAATCATAAAAGTAAGATTTTTGCTCTGAGCGTCGGCTTTTGACATGCTTTTCATGTCATTACTGACATCCGACCTTCGCCGTGGAAAAGAACGGGCCGGTTCTGCTGACGTTATACCGAGAACCGGCCCGGACCAATGTCCAAGGTTTTGCGTGTCAGAAGGGGTATTTCTCGGCCTCTATCACCGCCTGGGCCAGGATCCGTTTGTCCTGGAGTAATCCCGTTGGCTGGTAGCGGGTGAATCGCCGGACTGCCCCCAGGAGAACGGTCAGGGGGTCACCCTCCTCGCAGTAGAAAGCTGCCTTGCGGGCGGCGGTGGCGGTCTTCTCGTTGGCGCCGAAGCAAAAGCTGCGTACGGCTGCGGTAACGGCGCGTCCCTTGGCCTCGCTCAGGCGCGGCAGGATCTTGTCGGCGCGCAGCATCACGCTTTCCATGGCGAAAATATTGATGACAACGTCGGCTAACGCCATGAGAATTTCCTGCTCGTCCTTGATGGCCGCTTGATACTTCTGTGCAGCCGACCCCGCCACCACCAGGAACAGTTGCTTGAGTCCCGCAAGAAGGGCCTTCTCCGCAGCGAAGGGGACGCTGTCGTCGGGCTCCTCGAAGGATGGCGTGGTGAGGGCGTCAAGTGCCTTCATCGCTTCGCGCTGCAGCGGGATCTCCCCTTTCAGGGCACGGGTAAGCAGGGTGCCCGGTATGAGTAGCCGGTTGATTTCGTTGGTACCTTCGAAGATGCGGTTGATGCGCTCGTCGCGGTAGTAGCGCTCGGCGGGGTACTCCTGGATGAAGCCGTAGCCGCCGTGGATCTGGACCACCTGGTCCGCCACGAAAGCGAGCATCTCGGAGCAGAACACCTTGGCGATGGCGCACTCCATGGCGTATTCCTCGATCCCCTTTTGGTAGGCGTCGTAGTAGTTCGGAGTCTCCTTGGGAATGGTGGCGAGCCGGTCGTCGATGAGCCCGGCCAGGCGGTATACCAGTGACTCCGAGGCGAAGATTTCGGCGGCCATGTCGGCCAGCTTTTCCTGGATGGCGCCGAAGGAGGCGATGGTGCGGCCGAACTGCTTTCTCAGCACCGCGTATTTCACACCGTCGGCCAGGGCGAACTTGGCGGATCCGGTGACTGCGGCCCCCAGCTTGAAGCGGCCGATATTGAGCACATTGAAGGCGATCTTGTGCCCCTTGCCGATCTCGCCCAGCACGTTCTCCACCGGCACCTTGACGTTGTCGAGGATGACCTGGGTGGTCGAGGAGCCCTTGATGCCCAGCTTCTTTTCCTCCGGCCCGACGCTCACCCCTTCCATGGTCCGCTCCACCAGGAAGGCAGTGAAATTCTCGCGGTCCACCTTGGCGAAGACGGTGTAGAGGTTGGCGATGGAGCCGTTGGTAGTGAACTGCTTGGTGCCGTTGAGGATGTAGTGGCTGCCGTCGGCTGAGAGCGTAGCGCTTGCCTTGGCGCCCAGGGCGTCGCTCCCGGAGTCTGGCTCGGTGAGGCAGTAGGCCGCGACCCACTCGCCGCTGGTCAGCTTTTCCAGGTAGCGCGCTTTCTGCTCCTCCGTGCCGTAGTAAACCAGGGGCAAGGTGCCGATGCCGCTGTGGGCGGCATAGGCGACCGAGAACGAGCCCGAGCCCGAGATCTTTTCTGCCGCTAGCATGCTGGTCGCCTTGTCCAGTTCCAGCCCGCCGTATTCCTCGGGGACGTCGATCATCAACAGGCCCAGTTCGCCGCAGCGTCGCAGCAACTGAACCACCTTGTCGAAGTTCTGGTGCTCGATCTCTTCGCGCGCCGGGATGACCTCGTTGGCCACGAACTGTTCGGTGGTCGCGCCTATTTGGCGCTGCTCGTCACTGAAATCCTCGGGGACGAACACCTCGTCCTTGCCGGTCTCCGTGATCAGGAACTCCGCTCCTTTGAATATCCTTGCTGCCATGACACACCTCGCTAGTTGTAGTGGAACGCGTTGCCCGGTCTCAGACCAGCTCGAAAATACCCGCCGCGCCCATGCCGCCGCCGATGCACATGGTGACCATGCCGTAGCGCTTACCGCGGCGCCGCATCTCGTGCAACAGGCTGGCGGTCAGCTTGGTACCGGTGCATCCCAGCGGGTGCCCAAGCGCGATGGCGCCGCCGTTGACGTTGACCCGGGCCGGATCGAGCCCCAGTTCGCCAAGGCAGGCAAGCGTCTGCACGGCGAAGGCCTCGTTGAACTCGACCAGTTCGACCTGGTCCTGGGCCAGCCCCGCCATCTTCAGCGCCGCCGGGATGGCCTCCACCGGGCCGATGCCCATGATTTCGGGGGGGACCCCCTTTACCGCGAACGAGACGAAGCGCGCCAGGGGCTTCATGCCGGTTCGCTTCAGGAACTCCTCCGAAACCACCAGCGCCGCTGCGGCGCCGTCAGTCATCTGCGAGGAGTTGCCCGCGGTAACGGTGCCGTCGGCCTTGAAGGCTGGCTTTAGCTTGGCCAGGGCCTCCAACGTGGTATCGCCGCGCACGCCGTCATCGGCATCGACCAGTTCCTCAAGGCACTGCATCTTACCTTTTTGCAGCGCGCAGTGCTGTGCCGGCACCGGTACCGTTTCTTCGGCGAATGTCCCCTGTGCCAGGGCACGTGCGGCTTTTTGGTGGCTCGCCAGTGCGAAAGCGTCTTGGTCCTCACGGGAGATGCCGTACTTCTGCACCAGCCGCTCCGCCGTGATGCCCATGGAGGCGTAGGTCTCGGGCCAGGAACTCACGAGGCCAGGGTTGGCGCTGTATTTGTTACCACCCATGGGGATCATGGACATGCTTTCGGTTCCCCCGGCGATGATGCAGTCGGCAAATCCTGCCATGATGCGGTCTGCCGCCGAGGCGATGGTTTGCAGGCCGGACGAACAGAAGCGGTTCACGGTCATGCAGGGGACCTGGTATGGCAAGCCTGCCTTGAAGGCGGCGATGCGGGCCACGTTCATCCCTTGCTCCCCTTCCGGGAAGGCGCAGCCGATGATGACATCCTCGACAAGAGCCGGGTCCAGGCCGGTCCGCACGATAAGCCCCTTGATGGCTATAGCGGCCAGGTCGTCGGGACGGATGTCCTTGAGTTTCCCCTTGTAGGCCTTGGTGGCCGGTGTGCGTACGGCTTCTACGATATATGCTGCTCGCATAGCGTTGCTCCTTTGCTGTTTTCGCTTCTACAGGCGGCGGGTTACTTCCCCCTCCCCGACCCTCCCCCTCCTGGGGAGGGAGCGTGAACCGCTCACCCTGGCCAGGGGGGGAGCTGATGGCGCTTCCCCTGCCCTGCCCTAATTCCTGAGCGGCTTCCCTTTCTTCAGCATGTGCTGGATGCGCTCCTGGGTCTTCTTCTGGCCGCAGAACTTGAGGAAGGTTTCCCGCTCAAGGTCCAGCAGGTATTCTTCGCTGATGATCGTTCCGGCCGGGACATCCCCGCCGGTAATGACGTCGGCGATCCCTGCGGCGAGGTAGTGATCATAGGCGGAGATGAAGCCCCCCTGCTCCAGGTTCCAGAGCTGGGTCTTGATGCTGGCGGCGATACTGCGTCCCGGCGCCTTGACCGCGGTCTCGGGTCTGCCGGGCCGGTAGTTCGCCGCGAGGGAAATGGCCTTAAGTTTCGCGTCGAAGATGCGGCGGTCCAGGGCAAGGGTGATACCGTCGCCGGGGCGCATGAGCCCCATCGCCATTAGTTCTGTGGCGGAACTGCTCATCTTGGCCATGGCGATGTTCTGGTAGTTCTTCAGCAGAAACGGCGTGACGTCGGCGCCGTTGGCCTCGGCAAGCCGAATGGCACGGAGCGCCATTTCCTTGGTACCGCCGCCGGCCGGAATCAGCCCGACCCCGATTTCCACCAGTCCCATGTAGGTCTCAGCGTGGGCGTTGATGGCATCGGCGTGCAGGCAGGTCTCGCACCCGCCTCCCATTACAAGGTTGTGCGGTGCGGCCACCACCGGGATCCGGGAATACTTGATTGCCATCATGGCGCGCTGGAACGATTTCACGGTGAGGTTCAGGTCGTCCCAGGCGCCTTCGGCGCAGGCCATGGCAATCAGCATCAGGTTGGCTCCGGCCGAGAAGAGGCTTCCCTCGTTGGCGATCACCATCCCGAGGCCGTCGGACTCGCTGCGACGCAGCCCCTTCTGGATCATGGCCAGCGTGTAGCCGCCGATGGTGTTCATCTTGGAATGGAATTCCAGGCAGAAGATGCCGTCGCCGATGTCGATAAGCGAGGCGGCTGCGTTATGTTCCACCACGCCGCCGGCGCTTTTGAGCAGGGTGAGCGAGACCTGTCCGCGGTTGAGTGCCACCTCCCTGAACTTTTTGTCGGTGATGCTGTAGTAGTAGCGTTTCCCCTGCTCCAGGCGATAGAAGCTCTCCACATCGCGCAGCCACTGCGGCAGGGCAACGCCGTCGCGGTCGGCGCGGGCCACGAAGGAGGTGACGCCCAGAGCGTCCAGCAGTTCGAACGGGCCGAGGTCCCAGTTGTAGCCCCACTTCATGGCGTTGTCGACGTTGACCACGTCATCTGCTATCTCCGGAATCCGCTTGGCCGTGTAGATCAGGGTGTCGCGTAATGTCCTCCAGGCGAATTCGGCCGCCTTATCGTTACCTTGCAACAGCGCCTTCACCCGTGCGCCCGGATCGTCGATCTGCTTAACTGCCCCGACCGAAGCGAACTTCGGAGAGACACACTCGCGATAGGCGCCGTTCTCGGGGTCGTAGCAGAACTTGACGCTGTGACCGTCCACCGTTTCTCGCTTGAAGAAGCCCCCCTTCCCTTTCTTGCCGGTAAGTCCCTCGGCGACCATGCGCCGCGTGCTTTCAGGCACCCGGAACAACTCCCGCTCGTCATCGTCGCCGAGCAACTGGTAGCTGTTATCCATGACCCGCACCACCGTGTCGATCCCCACCAGGTCCCACAGGGCGAATGTGCCGGTCTTGGGCCTGGCCATGGCCTGCCCGGTGACAACGTCGACTTCCTCCACGGTAAGTCCCATATCCACCATGTGGCGCCAGGTGGCGGCACCGGCGTAGGTGCCGATGCGGTTGGCGATGAAGTTTGGGGTGTCCTTGGCGAACACCACCCCCTTGCCCAGCCGCTTGTCCATGAAGGCGGCCATGCTGCGCAGCAGGTTGGGATCGGTCTCGCTGCAGGGGACCATCTCCATGAGACGCATGTAGCGCGGCGGATTGAAGAAGTGGGTCACCATGAAGCGGCGCCTGAGCGCGGCAGGAAGCGCCTGCGCCAGTTCGTTGACCGAGAGGCCGCTGGTGTTGGTGGAGAGGATGGCGTCTTCACCGAGGTTGGGAACCACCGTTTCCTGGAAGAGACGCTTCTTCACCTCGAGGTTTTCCAGCACCACCTCGATGACCCAGTCGCACTCCTTGAGGCGGTGACTGTCGTCGTCGAAGTTGCCGGATTCGATCCACGCAGCGTACTCCGATGCATAGAACGCGGCGGGCTTACTCTTGGCCAGGGCTGCCAGCGCCCTATCAGCGATCTGGTTGCGCTGCGCCTTGTCCTCTGCGGCCGCACCCTTGGCCGTTTCCGGCACCACGTCCAGCAGGAGGACTTCTATACCCGCGTTGGCTAGATGCGCCGCGATGGCCGCTCCCATGACGCCCGCACCCAGAACGCCAACCCTCTTTATCTGTTTCATCACAACCTCCGGCTCCGGACGCGGCCTCAGTTCTCCGCGACGGTATACATCCGCTCTATCTTATCCTTATAACGTTCAGAAATCACCCGTCTTTTCACCTTCAAGGTCGGGGTGAGCTCCCCCGCCTCGATGGTGAAGTCGCGCGGCAGCAGCACGAACTGCTTGATGGTCTCGTAGTGGGCCAGTTCGGCGTTGATTGCATCGACTCGCTGCCGGTACAACTCGAGGACAGGCTCGTGCACCACCAGTTCCTCGAGGTCGTTGTACACGATCTTCTTCTCCTGGGTGAACTCCAGAAGTTTCTCAAGAGTCGGCACGAGCAGTGCAGTCAGGTAGGGGCGCTTGTCCCCGTAGACGTAGGCCTGGGAGATGTACTTGTCCCTTTTCAGCAGGTTCTCAATGGGCTGCGGCGCGATGTTCTTGCCGCCGGCGGTGACGATCAGGTCCTTCTTGCGGTCCGTGATCACCACGAAGCCATCATCGAGGCGCCCGATGTCGCCGGTCTTGAGCCAGCCGTCGCTGAAAGCGTCACGGGTCGCGGTTTCGTCGTTGTAGTAGCCGAGCATAACCTGCGGCCCGCGCACCAGCAGTTCGCCGTCCTCGGCCACTCGAAACTCGGTTTCCTCGAGCGGCGTGCCCACGCTGCCGAAGCGCAACTGCTCGAAGGTGTTGTTGCAAAGGACGGGGCTGGTTTCGGTGAGCCCGTATCCCTCTAGGATCGGAACCCCGATGCTCCAGAAGAACTCGTTGATCTCGCTATCGAGCGGAGCACCACCACTGGAGCAGAACTTGAGGTTGTTGCCGAAACGCTGGCGCAGCTTCCTGAACACCAACCGGTCCACGACTGCGTGCTGCAGCGCGAGCCACAGCGGTACCTTTTTCTCGATGTACCGAGCATGGACGTACCTGCGCCCGATGGCCAGCACCGTCCTGAACAGCTTCCTCTTGTACAGGGACAGCTGGTGCACATGTTCGTAGATGCGCGAGTGGATCTTCTCGAACAGCCTGGGGACGCAGACCATGATGGTGGGCTGGATCTCCAGCATATTCTCTGCAATCTTCTCGATGCTGTCGGCGTAGGCGATCATCCCCCCGGTGGCGATGGGGAGGTAGTAGCCGGTGCAGCGCTCCAGCACGTGGCTGAGCGGCAGAAAACTCAGGAAGACTTCTCCCTCCTCGACTGACGCCTTGTCTATGGTGGCGAAGGCGTCAAAGAGAAGGTTGTAGTGCGAGAGCATCACCCCTTTGGGGATACCGGTGGTCCCCGAGGTGTAGATGATGGTCATCAGCGACTCCGGCTCGATGGAGTCGATGACCGCGAACAGCTCCTGACGCTCCTGGTCGGTAATCGGATCGTCGATCTCGGAGAGTTGGTAGAAAGTGGTGAGCGGCAGCGCGGGCTCCCCGAGAAAGCGCTCGAAGGAGACCACCAGCTGCACCATAGGGATGGCGTCCTTGATCTTTAAGAGTTTGCGGTACTGCCATTTGCCGGAGATGAAGACGATGCGGGCATCACTATGGTTCAGGGTGTATTCGACCTGCTCTGGCGAGTTGGTAGCGTACACCGGGACGGTAACCGCGCCGGCGCAGAGGATCCCCATGTCGGCAATGGCCCAGCCGACACGGTTCTCGGAGAGGATGGCCACCTTGTCACCCGGCTTGATGCCGAGCTTGCGCAGGCCGCGCGCCACCATGAGGGCGCGATTGAAGAACTGGGAGTAACTAAGAGTGACCCAGTTGCCCTGCTTTCTGTACTTCACCGCCGACTGCGTGTCCAGCCGGGTCGCTTGGTGCCGTAGCAGGTCTGGTATGGATCGAAATGGCACCTTTTCCACGACA
Protein-coding sequences here:
- a CDS encoding thiolase family protein gives rise to the protein MRAAYIVEAVRTPATKAYKGKLKDIRPDDLAAIAIKGLIVRTGLDPALVEDVIIGCAFPEGEQGMNVARIAAFKAGLPYQVPCMTVNRFCSSGLQTIASAADRIMAGFADCIIAGGTESMSMIPMGGNKYSANPGLVSSWPETYASMGITAERLVQKYGISREDQDAFALASHQKAARALAQGTFAEETVPVPAQHCALQKGKMQCLEELVDADDGVRGDTTLEALAKLKPAFKADGTVTAGNSSQMTDGAAAALVVSEEFLKRTGMKPLARFVSFAVKGVPPEIMGIGPVEAIPAALKMAGLAQDQVELVEFNEAFAVQTLACLGELGLDPARVNVNGGAIALGHPLGCTGTKLTASLLHEMRRRGKRYGMVTMCIGGGMGAAGIFELV
- a CDS encoding 3-hydroxyacyl-CoA dehydrogenase/enoyl-CoA hydratase family protein; amino-acid sequence: MKQIKRVGVLGAGVMGAAIAAHLANAGIEVLLLDVVPETAKGAAAEDKAQRNQIADRALAALAKSKPAAFYASEYAAWIESGNFDDDSHRLKECDWVIEVVLENLEVKKRLFQETVVPNLGEDAILSTNTSGLSVNELAQALPAALRRRFMVTHFFNPPRYMRLMEMVPCSETDPNLLRSMAAFMDKRLGKGVVFAKDTPNFIANRIGTYAGAATWRHMVDMGLTVEEVDVVTGQAMARPKTGTFALWDLVGIDTVVRVMDNSYQLLGDDDERELFRVPESTRRMVAEGLTGKKGKGGFFKRETVDGHSVKFCYDPENGAYRECVSPKFASVGAVKQIDDPGARVKALLQGNDKAAEFAWRTLRDTLIYTAKRIPEIADDVVNVDNAMKWGYNWDLGPFELLDALGVTSFVARADRDGVALPQWLRDVESFYRLEQGKRYYYSITDKKFREVALNRGQVSLTLLKSAGGVVEHNAAASLIDIGDGIFCLEFHSKMNTIGGYTLAMIQKGLRRSESDGLGMVIANEGSLFSAGANLMLIAMACAEGAWDDLNLTVKSFQRAMMAIKYSRIPVVAAPHNLVMGGGCETCLHADAINAHAETYMGLVEIGVGLIPAGGGTKEMALRAIRLAEANGADVTPFLLKNYQNIAMAKMSSSATELMAMGLMRPGDGITLALDRRIFDAKLKAISLAANYRPGRPETAVKAPGRSIAASIKTQLWNLEQGGFISAYDHYLAAGIADVITGGDVPAGTIISEEYLLDLERETFLKFCGQKKTQERIQHMLKKGKPLRN
- a CDS encoding AMP-dependent synthetase/ligase, which gives rise to MEKVPFRSIPDLLRHQATRLDTQSAVKYRKQGNWVTLSYSQFFNRALMVARGLRKLGIKPGDKVAILSENRVGWAIADMGILCAGAVTVPVYATNSPEQVEYTLNHSDARIVFISGKWQYRKLLKIKDAIPMVQLVVSFERFLGEPALPLTTFYQLSEIDDPITDQERQELFAVIDSIEPESLMTIIYTSGTTGIPKGVMLSHYNLLFDAFATIDKASVEEGEVFLSFLPLSHVLERCTGYYLPIATGGMIAYADSIEKIAENMLEIQPTIMVCVPRLFEKIHSRIYEHVHQLSLYKRKLFRTVLAIGRRYVHARYIEKKVPLWLALQHAVVDRLVFRKLRQRFGNNLKFCSSGGAPLDSEINEFFWSIGVPILEGYGLTETSPVLCNNTFEQLRFGSVGTPLEETEFRVAEDGELLVRGPQVMLGYYNDETATRDAFSDGWLKTGDIGRLDDGFVVITDRKKDLIVTAGGKNIAPQPIENLLKRDKYISQAYVYGDKRPYLTALLVPTLEKLLEFTQEKKIVYNDLEELVVHEPVLELYRQRVDAINAELAHYETIKQFVLLPRDFTIEAGELTPTLKVKRRVISERYKDKIERMYTVAEN
- a CDS encoding acyl-CoA dehydrogenase family protein, which codes for MAARIFKGAEFLITETGKDEVFVPEDFSDEQRQIGATTEQFVANEVIPAREEIEHQNFDKVVQLLRRCGELGLLMIDVPEEYGGLELDKATSMLAAEKISGSGSFSVAYAAHSGIGTLPLVYYGTEEQKARYLEKLTSGEWVAAYCLTEPDSGSDALGAKASATLSADGSHYILNGTKQFTTNGSIANLYTVFAKVDRENFTAFLVERTMEGVSVGPEEKKLGIKGSSTTQVILDNVKVPVENVLGEIGKGHKIAFNVLNIGRFKLGAAVTGSAKFALADGVKYAVLRKQFGRTIASFGAIQEKLADMAAEIFASESLVYRLAGLIDDRLATIPKETPNYYDAYQKGIEEYAMECAIAKVFCSEMLAFVADQVVQIHGGYGFIQEYPAERYYRDERINRIFEGTNEINRLLIPGTLLTRALKGEIPLQREAMKALDALTTPSFEEPDDSVPFAAEKALLAGLKQLFLVVAGSAAQKYQAAIKDEQEILMALADVVINIFAMESVMLRADKILPRLSEAKGRAVTAAVRSFCFGANEKTATAARKAAFYCEEGDPLTVLLGAVRRFTRYQPTGLLQDKRILAQAVIEAEKYPF